In Phaseolus vulgaris cultivar G19833 chromosome 3, P. vulgaris v2.0, whole genome shotgun sequence, the sequence AGGAGTTGATTGATTTGGACTAGGATAGACCGATAGAGGCAAAGCAGAGTACGAAACGAAGTGAATATGGATGGAGGAGGGAAAGTGTTGGTGGCAGGGACCGGAATCCCACTATCTGATTCGGAAGAAGGAACCatccaaaaagaaaaaaaaaaggatgatTATGATCAAGAGAAGTCACATTAGCCACAATTAGATGAAAGAAGTGTGATGTAAGATGATTGTGTTGTGTGTGATAGTGTCACTGTGTACTAATTACTCAGTTACACCTTTAGCCCAAATGTCAATTGCTAAATGAGAATTCAAGTTATCCGGTAATGATGAAAACCGAGAATCAAGTTGTGGACATAATCAATCCACcatgtttttcttttaacaatCGGATATACAAATCTTGTGACCTGTGTCTAACAAATTTAAGGTCAAACTATCGATAGTACAAAAGGGATTCAAGATATTCTTATTCTTTAATGCATAAagatttgttttctttaatatacGCAGATGGGTTTCAAAATTCAACTGATGGAGCCGCCAAACACCTGGCTTGAGGTCGGAGGAGTTTGTGAAATTAGCACAAAAAATAGTACAATAGTGTGAGGTATTGCAATTGGTGAAAAACATGTGGTGCATGTTGATATGCAAACATAACTTACTCTAATGACATACATGAGACGtgtgaaacaaaaaataaagaaaaccagaaaaacagagagacgaaaaaaaataaagaaagcaagaaaaaggTAAAAGAGAGAAAGGAAAACATACAACTAAAAGGAAGTGGCGGGGCCAAAACATTACTTCCTGAATGGCAACCAATATTCCAATTTAGATCCCTTTATATATGGATCTTTATCGCATTGAATGAagtgaaaataaagaaaagcctGTGGCGAAGGGAGATCAGTCAAAGATGACAAGCAGCACCGCTTTATTTGCTGCTATTCTAAAACTTCTGATCATTTTCTTATTCGCAGCTTGGGTTTCTCTTTGGTTTCTGAAGCCAACCCAAATATGGACAAGAAAATGGAAACAATTAGAAAATAGCGCAGATAATACAATTTTTGGATACTATGGTAAGAACGCGGAATCTCAACTTCAATTATTCATACCATGTGTAATCCTTTCTTCTGTCTCTTCAATGTAACTGTTACTGCAAAACTGCTCCTCAAATTCCAAGAACTTATGGTCAAATGCTAGTCAGATGTTAAAACATGGATCATACTTTTCTGCAGGTCTTAGCTTCGCTGTGTACACGTTTCCAATAATTGCTATTGCAATAATTGGACTTCTTTTATTGGATTTAAAATCTGGATACCAAAGCAGGTAATAATATGCAAACTTCAAGGGCTGTTCAATTATTATAATGGACATTTCTCTTCAAAATCTGTTTCCTCGGTACTACAGAAGCGCAAGGAGTCCATCAAAATCAAACTTCTTCTCAAAGCCACTGGTGGTGAACAGCACAGTGGGAATCTTATCCATTATTGAAGTACTGGTAGCTTTCCTTTTTATTGTCTTCTTAGTATGGACCTACTACTCTCGTATTTCTGCAGACTTCAAAAAGTTGGTGCCATACAAATCACTGAAGTTGAATACGTAAGTGTTCTTGATACGCTTATGTTGGATTGGTAGAAAAGCTATTATTTCACCGAGTTACTATCTTGATTTCAGATGGCAACTCAAGTATCACAGAGTAGCTACCCGGTTTGGCTTGCTATCAGAAGCTTGTCTGGCTTTGCTGCTCCTTCCTATTTTAAGAGGATTGGCTGTGTTTCGCATACTTGGCATTCAGTTTGAAGCTTCCGTTAGATATCACACTTGGCTCGGAACTGCAATGATACTTTTTGCTACAATACATGGTGCAAGCACTTTGTTGATATGGGGGGTCAGCCACCATATTCAGGATGAGGTGAAGTCTAAATCATGTACCTTCTGTTATTTTAATTCGGAGGCGTTTTCTTTACCGGACAGATTTTTCAACATTAATTGAATATAGGCTCAGTACTTGTGCAGTAGCTAGTGATTAGTTTTCTCCTCCTCTCATCATATTTTTCAATCAGATGTGGAAGTGGCAAAAGACTGGACGCATATACCTCGCGGGGGAGATAGCACTTGTTGTGGGGCTAGTCATTTGGGTCACTTCTCTTCCCCAAATTAGAAGGAGAAAGTTTGAAATCTTCTACTACACACATCATTTCTATGCAATctttcttgtatttttcttatttcaCGGTGGGGATAGGCACTTTTATACGGTTTTCCCAGGAATATTCCTTTTTAGCCTTGACAAATTGATCCGAATCATACAATCAAGTCCAAAAACTAGCATGGTTTCTGCTAGAATTTTTCCTGGCAAAGCTGTAGAGCTAATTCTGCCCAAAGATCCAGGTATTTAGTTTCTTTATACCAGTCTGAAATTGACCATTAGAATTGCATAGATCAGGGGGAGATTATTTAAACGGCTTTTTAACGATTTGCAGGGCTGAAATATAACCCTACAAGTGTTATATTTTTGAAGATACCAACCATATCTCATCTTCAATGGCACTCTTTCAGTATAATATCTAGTTCCAGGGCTGATGACCACATTTTGTCAGTGATAATAAAATGTGAAGGGTGGTGGACTAATTCTCTTTACGACCTGATACATGCTGAACTAGACAAAACTGAAGATAAAAGGAAGGGAATACCTGTTGCAATCGAAGGACCTTATGGACCTGCTTCTTTAGACTTCTTGAGGTGAGCAAAGACATTATACTTAACACTTCTAATAGAGTTGTTTATAAAAATTCCTCGGTTGTCCCTTGccatcagttttttttttttataatgtgaaaaacagtgaaaaagTATAAGATCATCCCAGTTAATGGAAAAATTTGTCTGCAGATATGACACCCTTCTTCTGGTTGCTGGAGGAAGTGGAATAACCCCATTTCTGAGCATTTTGACAGAAGCTAATTCAGCTAACAGCAAAAGTGGATTTCCATCGAGAATACAACTTGTGTATGTCATCAAGAAAGCACAAGATTTCTGTCTGTTACATTCAGTCTCACATCTGTTACTCAACCGATCAACTAAAAGTTTTCATTTGAACCTAAAATTGTTTGTAACCCGAGAAACACAAGCAGGGGTAGGAATTAGAGAGCTACTAAATGAGTTCTTTAAAGCAAGAACCCTGCAAGTGAACAGCGTGTGTTCAAATTATGCAGCATACGGGCCTGAAAGTCCCTCTTGGATGGCTGCCATTGCTGGATTTTGCTCCATTACTTTCCTTATTTTCCTAATCTTTTTAAACCATATTATAATTCCATCTGGAAAGCGCTCAAAACTGGACAAAGAAAAGACTCCCTCTTGGGTTGTCGATCTTCTTCTGATAGCTGCTTTTGTCCTAGCTTTAGCCTGCAGCGCCTCGGTGGCAGGCTTTTTGAGATGGAGAAGGCTGAGGAAAGGGATTCCCAAAATATCGCACAGAGAAATTGAAGCCCTTGATCTAAGTTCAGCTGAAGCTAGGAATGCACTTGAAGCTCACGAAGTACATTTTGGGGGAAGGCCTAACTTTAAAGGTAGTGAACTCATTGTTTATTTACTGTTTCTAATGCATATTGACAAAACAATTGACAGCTTAAAAGCTTTGAATTGAACAGAAATATTCAGCAAGCTCCAAAATGAAAGCGGTGGATCTAATATTGGAGTATTGGTTTGTGGACCTGAAAGCATGAAGGAATCGGTGGCGTTGGCATGCCAGCAGGAATCCGAGTGTTTTAAGACAAGTGCAAAGAGAACACAATCCTGCTTCACTTTCCACACTCTCAACTTCACGCTTTAGTATTctcattattataattatacttGAATGTAACAGTGAAAAGGAGTTAGATAGAGGTACATGTTTATCAATGAAAATAAAACACATCTAACAACTCTTATATTTTCATTAGAAAACATTATTTATAGAATAGTAttatagttttaataaaaatgttgcTGCTATGTTCCTTTACCAACGTTCACATTTGAATGAACGTAATAAAAATATGGTATACAAAGATTGCATTGAAAATATTGTCTTTTGATATATGGAAGCTATTTTCAAGTTGTTCATACAAAAGATTTAGAGCAATTGAAAATTTGGAAGCATGCGTTCAGCGTGCAGATGGCGGCGCCTGTTTAATGCGCTTACATGTGTGGTCATTTTCATATGCTATTTATTTGAACTTCTTTCAAGCATAGTACCATTTAGAAGAGAAGAAAGCAAGCCAATCCGGGTTCCAGATACAAGTGGCAAAATTCCAAATAAAGTCAGTGTATCTAATAACTTGAATCTCGCTCGTTGGCTAAAACTAGAAATACTAGTTTTACCATGATTAGGTACAATACAAGAGGAGTTTGCTTGGAAGTTTAACTAATCCAATAATCCAAAACAAAACAAGTCAAAAGGCAACGTACCGAAATCCAAACACAAAGGGCTCACTCAACAATAaagtaagaaagaaaaaaaaaagtccaaTTATGTACAGTGAAAACAACTTAAACCCGCGTGGAGGAGGTTTGCAAAGGCGCCGCCTCATCGAAATCGTCGCCGCCGCTAACCAAATCGGACAAGACTTTTCCGGGCGCCTCCGGCGTATTCTCTCCGAGGAGAAGCGCGACGACTTCCTTCATGGTGGGTCTCCTCTGGGGGTCAGGGTGGCAACAAGCCAAGCCAAGCTTCAAAACCATCTCCATTTCTCCCTCATCGTACTCCCCTCCGATTCTCGCATCGGCAGCCTCACGCGCGCACCCCTTCGCGTACAACTCCCTCACCCAATCAATGAGcaccacctcctcctccaccacCGAAGTCTCAATGGGCCGCCTCCCGCACGCCACCTCCAACAGCACCACCCCAAAGCTGTAGACGTCACTCGCGGACGTCGGCGCCGCAACCGTGGCTAGCTCCGGCGCCAAGTAGCCCAACGTCCCCACCACACGTGTGGTATTGGGAACTTCCCCGTGCGTGTAAAGCTTGGCCAAACCAAAGTCCCCGAGTCTCCCTCGCATGTCGGCGTCCAACAATATGTTACTGGACTTAATATCTCGGTGGATAACAACCTGGTCCCAACCGTGGTGAAGGTAGGTAAGCCCCTCTGCCACGTCGACAAGGATACGACGGCGTTGCTCCCAGCCTAGAAGCTTCTCGGGGCGATCGAAAACCCACCTGTTCAGACTCCCATTGGGCATGTAATCATAAACAAGCATAAGCTCGTTACCCTTTCTACACCAGCCTCGCATTTGAACCAGGTTCTTGTGTTGAAGCCTCCCCATACTCGATATCTCCGCCATGAATTCCCGCAACCCTTGCTTCGAATCGTGGTTCACACACTTCACCGCCATCTGTGTCTTGTTCGGCAACGTCCCTTTGTACACTCTCCCGAACCCTCCTGAACCTAAGAGCTGCTCCTTCCCAAATTCCCCTGTCGCAGAACTCAATTCCTCGTACGAGAATCTATGCGGCCAGTACTCCAACTCCCAATCTTCGATCTCATCGTCTTCTTCGTCTTTCCCTTTCTGGATTCGCCACCACAAGTAAAATCCACAACCGCATATAACCACAAAAACAACACAACCAACAACAATCCCCGCTATTGCGCCACCAGAAAGCGAGGAAGACGATGGTTCCGGTTCGAACACCGGTAAGTTTGTTGTGTTCAGCTCCCTCGCTGGCCCTGAATCGCTGAAGCTCCACGCCAGAACCCTCTGCGCCTCGATCCAGTTCGTTTTGGAAGCGGAAAACCCGACGTACATCTCAGCTGACACGTAGTTACCTATGGTGGGAACATAATGTGAAAGCGTAGGCTTCAACGGGCGCGAAACGCCGATTGGCGCGACCGTTACGTTGAACAGCAGATTGTGGCCGTCAAAATTGATCCAGGCTCGGATATTCTGGCCGGTGCGCATGCGCACTGGCACGAATCCCCCGGTGGAATTGTAGTAGCCGGCGGGGGTGGCGATGGTGGATTCGATGTTGTTGAGGTCGATGCCGATGTGGTTGTCGTTGATGTCGTTGAACTCAGGGTTCTGGCCGGTGTCGAATTCGACGGCGACCAGGGGGAAAAGGGTGGGGGAGGTGGCGTTGGTGAATAGACCGAAGTACTGGCTGGCGATGGCTCCGGGAGGATCGGTGGTGTTGCAGAGGACGAAGGCGAGGCCAAAGCCGGGACTGGTAGTAATTTCCGGCAAGACGGAGAAGACAAAAGAGGTGGAGAATGAAGTAATGGAAGAGGATGAGGAATTGGAAGACGGCTTTGTGATGGGAACTTTTGTGGGATAGAAGGCGCGGCCGTAAGAGTACTGGTTAGAGTCGTTGGTCATGCGGATCACCGAGGCGTCGACGCGAGCGTCTTTCACCAGAGTGAGGTTGGTGATGCCGGTGAAGGAGTTGAATAGGAAGTCCAAGCAAAGTGAAGGCGTCGCAAAGAGAgcgagatgaagaagaagaataaccAACCACATGCCGGAAAATGAAAATTCACCGGCGACGGGGATTTTGGAAGGAGACATGGGTGGTtgggttttgtttgtttgaacGCTGCCTTTAACAACGTTGAATAATCATTTTATGGTTTTAAATAATATCCTCATGCTCTTATTTAAATTTCAACCAAAACTAATGCTGCTCATATTATTTAGTAAGCAAAGGAATGTCATTTTTTGTTGGATGATTAtggttttaaaaaatgttaatgagacctttgttaataatttaataatccCTAAAATAAAACTGGTGGACCACTGATGAAGGTTCCTCAGAGGAAAAGAGGAGTAATCGCTACATACCGTGAGCAGTCAGAGATGTATTATTTTTGAAAGTCCACTTGCGCTGTCTACACTATGAGAATGATGACGTGGTTTTCTTTTTCTGATGGCTAAATACATTTTTAGATCTGGATACTTCTTTTTTTTCACACAAAACCCTATACCAAATGTCAAAAAAAATGGATGATTTATTCCCCTCCATTCTCAAACAATTGATAACTGCGGAATATCAAATGGAATTTTTGGTAACCCAATTTCgagttgttttttttaaagataatagaatgaagaaaaaagtaaaaaaaaaagaaatattaatgattttaaatgaaataattcgaaaaataatataataaaagtttaaaaattttaaatataaaatcgATGAAGATAattatttcgataattaaaagtttagataaaaaaaaaatatttgtaaatagatatattttaaagaagTTTAAATTAGCAATATTtgcaaataagaaaaaaattataaatgaaaaattataagaaagtaATGAAAAGTGtggtataattaaatttattgaattataaaaaatatattgttttaaaaaataattttatgtaatatattaatttaaagaattaaatatttgaaaaagtatttaaaaatacaCATATTTAgggaaatataaattaaaaatatgtaaataattatgaagaagaagagaaaaatttaaatagaaacaaatgaATGGAAAGGGTTTGatataattgaaaaatttaaGTTGTGTATAATgaatatgataaataaaaaaatttgattaattgaaaaaaaatagaaataatgatggaaaagaaataaaaatttataaatttttttaagcaatattattcttttttttttttaatttatgcttACAATAATGATGTTTATAATGCAAGTAGATTTGAAATTTGTATAATAAGTAAATTGAAAATTggctttgaatattttattatagtatgatttagtttatatattaataattttacgtaataaaatttgaaaaaaaagttaaattaaaagtataaatagtAGAATGAATTTGAAAATACTTGAATATTTAGTTAAAGAGTAGttaaaatttaacataaataGTTATAAAGAAAATACAGGCAAttggatgaaaaaaaatataaataaaattaaaaaaattaatcgaatgtaaatattttaatgcCATTATATTATAATGTAGTGTCTTCTAAGTCGTCAACCAAATTATGAGATTGATGTTTAAATCTTTGATTTAGATAAATAATTCAATGTTATATCATCATTGCTCCCAACTTttgatttaataattaagtCATTGATCTAATTTTTGGtttatatcaataatttatttaatatattattattttgaaatataaatttattatttattaagatGTGATAATAATTTTCactttagtttaaattttattttcattctaatttttttttataaattatatcaaatatatttttaaatgtttatcaaaaatatattttactacaataattataaatttttcacTCACTTcttaatttcttcttttaatttaaacaacATAAAGTATTTTATCCtttcaaaagaaatacaagACAGTTAACTCTTAGTAGGTGAGAGGAAAAGTTACAATACAATACTCACCTTCTCTGCAGTGATAGTACTCATGAGTCTATCTCATGTAGTTCGTAATTAAAGGTGATTTACgaaccaaaaataaaatttataaacaactaaaaaaataatgtttgtctttttttttacaataaatgtatatattttcttgatttttattGATTAACTACAAAGTTAAAATATTGAAAGCCTCACGTGAGCTTAGCTagtacaaattttaaataaacataaTGTCTATTCTTCCTTTTTTAAACATTGGTGTGTCTATGatacatataatatatttcACTAATTAAACATGTAAAATTTAATAAGtaatctttttatatttttgtccGGATAGTATTACCATAGCACAAATtcaataagtattttttattattgtaccGGTATAGACGAGCTTGAACCCTGATCTCCCTGCTGAGTGGTTGACCGAGACCTATTCAACCTAATCAAGATCATGGCCGAGACCtgagagacttggccgagacgcCGAGGCCGACGGCCTACCttgccgagaccttagaagacctGGTCGAGACAGCCGAGACCATAGAAATTTGGCCGAGGATCGACACACACTAGGTTAACTTGGCCGACGGCCGACCCCTATTAccgttaacgctcaaaccaagatcagtaaagctaatccatcattaagaattaggtaatacaaccctaagcggtatccacctcgataaatggGCCAAACAAGGTAgacccattagaataatataaataacacgcatcccaaggagtaaggtatgtcatttattactgctCACCTACCTAaaagctgaccacccgctttactgacttaaACGTCGGAGTGCATTCGCAGGTACCCGCACCATCCGGTGTTCGAGTGCCAAAGGAGAAGTAGGAAGACGAGAAAAATCTCAACTCATCACCCAGTCACCTGagcgaccgaaggaaggagaagaagacttcaattctctaggtctcatctcccttGTAGGAACAATTATATTTACATAAGAATTTTCTCTCAccattcatattattttttgcaTTAAACTTTTGCTATATATAAAGATTATTTTACTTAAGACTTTACgtactaatttttttagtaataatcAACAATTCGATATAGAATGATTCGACGCAAAACTAAAAtcttagtaatatttttatttttttattggagGAAAAAGTATCATACTCAATGTCATTTGTATTTTCAGACTCTTTGATATAGACACCTAATATACCTTGATTATGggttttttatcaaataaaaatatctgtaaaagattttttaaagttaaagttAGTATCTAATATGTGATAGTTAAAGATATTAAATGTTTACATTAGTTTGATGTTactaaatctatttataaatatgtgttAAATTCTAGTGATAAACTTAGATTAGGACCAATACTATAGTTAATTCCTGCATCAGGCTGATACTGAGTAATGCTAAATGTGTTAAATTGATGGATAGGTGACATGTACTTTAAGAATCCGAATATATTCCGTCATATATTTGGGGCTCAGTATATGGACGCTGTTTGACACATCTTgatcatataatataattttctatatttattttaacttgaaatgacattaaaaaatattttttttttactaattaaagtaacaaccaacaaaaaaaaagttgaaattatCACTAACATGGTAGAAATATTAAAAGATGAATATAATTCCGTGTATATGGGTAGAAATAAACTTCTTGTCCCAGAAACAAAATGTTTaagatgaataatttttttatagaaggGAATTTATAAATAAGTTAGATATCAGAAGAAAACAAACCTAAGTGATATGATATCTTAGTTACGGCAAAAATCAAATAAACGATAATGtgcttaaataaataaaaattgaacgcttaataaaatatttttaatacaaattcattaaaaataattacatttatGAACTACTTAAAATTTAACTAAGCAATTTAGCTATGTTGATTTTATCGGTATTCTTTGATTATATGAATGATAATAACGagttctttgtttgtttttctgTAGAGGAATTCCGGACAATTGCTTCCTGTACCCGATCAATTATGATTGGCACCCGACGAATTTTTAGAAATTCCATTGTGCCCTTCTCTTTTTCACTTTGAAAAATAGTGTATGGTGAGCTGCAGAAAGAACTTGATTTTCT encodes:
- the LOC137807912 gene encoding ferric reduction oxidase 8, mitochondrial — its product is MTSSTALFAAILKLLIIFLFAAWVSLWFLKPTQIWTRKWKQLENSADNTIFGYYGLSFAVYTFPIIAIAIIGLLLLDLKSGYQSRSARSPSKSNFFSKPLVVNSTVGILSIIEVLVAFLFIVFLVWTYYSRISADFKKLVPYKSLKLNTWQLKYHRVATRFGLLSEACLALLLLPILRGLAVFRILGIQFEASVRYHTWLGTAMILFATIHGASTLLIWGVSHHIQDEMWKWQKTGRIYLAGEIALVVGLVIWVTSLPQIRRRKFEIFYYTHHFYAIFLVFFLFHGGDRHFYTVFPGIFLFSLDKLIRIIQSSPKTSMVSARIFPGKAVELILPKDPGLKYNPTSVIFLKIPTISHLQWHSFSIISSSRADDHILSVIIKCEGWWTNSLYDLIHAELDKTEDKRKGIPVAIEGPYGPASLDFLRYDTLLLVAGGSGITPFLSILTEANSANSKSGFPSRIQLVYVIKKAQDFCLLHSVSHLLLNRSTKSFHLNLKLFVTRETQAGVGIRELLNEFFKARTLQVNSVCSNYAAYGPESPSWMAAIAGFCSITFLIFLIFLNHIIIPSGKRSKLDKEKTPSWVVDLLLIAAFVLALACSASVAGFLRWRRLRKGIPKISHREIEALDLSSAEARNALEAHEVHFGGRPNFKEIFSKLQNESGGSNIGVLVCGPESMKESVALACQQESECFKTSAKRTQSCFTFHTLNFTL
- the LOC137807913 gene encoding L-type lectin-domain containing receptor kinase S.1 is translated as MSPSKIPVAGEFSFSGMWLVILLLHLALFATPSLCLDFLFNSFTGITNLTLVKDARVDASVIRMTNDSNQYSYGRAFYPTKVPITKPSSNSSSSSITSFSTSFVFSVLPEITTSPGFGLAFVLCNTTDPPGAIASQYFGLFTNATSPTLFPLVAVEFDTGQNPEFNDINDNHIGIDLNNIESTIATPAGYYNSTGGFVPVRMRTGQNIRAWINFDGHNLLFNVTVAPIGVSRPLKPTLSHYVPTIGNYVSAEMYVGFSASKTNWIEAQRVLAWSFSDSGPARELNTTNLPVFEPEPSSSSLSGGAIAGIVVGCVVFVVICGCGFYLWWRIQKGKDEEDDEIEDWELEYWPHRFSYEELSSATGEFGKEQLLGSGGFGRVYKGTLPNKTQMAVKCVNHDSKQGLREFMAEISSMGRLQHKNLVQMRGWCRKGNELMLVYDYMPNGSLNRWVFDRPEKLLGWEQRRRILVDVAEGLTYLHHGWDQVVIHRDIKSSNILLDADMRGRLGDFGLAKLYTHGEVPNTTRVVGTLGYLAPELATVAAPTSASDVYSFGVVLLEVACGRRPIETSVVEEEVVLIDWVRELYAKGCAREAADARIGGEYDEGEMEMVLKLGLACCHPDPQRRPTMKEVVALLLGENTPEAPGKVLSDLVSGGDDFDEAAPLQTSSTRV